Proteins co-encoded in one Zootoca vivipara chromosome 3, rZooViv1.1, whole genome shotgun sequence genomic window:
- the GNG4 gene encoding guanine nucleotide-binding protein G(I)/G(S)/G(O) subunit gamma-4, with product MKEVMANNSTTNISQARKAVEQLKMEAYLDRIKVSKAAADLLAYCDAHMGEDPLIIPVPTSENPFREKKLLCTIL from the exons ATGAAGGAGGTAATGGCTAATAACAGTACAACAAATATATCTCAAGCAAGAAAAGCAGTGGAGCAGCTGAAAATGGAGGCATATCTGGACAGGATAAAG GTATCCAAGGCTGCTGCTGATTTATTGGCATACTGCGATGCTCACATGGGCGAAGATCCCCTTATTATTCCAGTGCCCACATCTGAAAATCCCTTCCGGGAGAAGAAGCTCTTGTGTACTATTCTCTGA